In the Bacillus sp. FJAT-42376 genome, GGGAGAGTTTATGAATGAAGCAGTGCCGGCCGGTGAAGGCGCTATGGCAGCCATTATGGGAATGGAAGCCCCGACATTACGGGAGATTGCCCAAACGGTAACAGAGGAAGGCCACTCGGTCCAGCTGGCGAACTTAAACTGCCCGGGGCAAATCGTCATTTCCGGAACCGCTAAGGGAGTTGAGCTTGCGTCTGCGAAAGCGAAAGAAGCCGGTGCAAAGAGAGCGATCCCACTTGATGTGAGCGGGCCATTCCACTCTGAATTAATGAAGCCTGCAGCCAATCAGCTGAAATCGGTTTTGGACAATATGGAATTAAAGGATGCTTCGATTCCGGTGATCGCGAATGTGACGGCACAGCCTGAAAAGGAAGGCGGCCGCATTCAGGAATTGCTCATCCAGCAGCTTTATTCTCCTGTCCGCTGGGAGGAATCCGTCAAAACCATGATTGAAAACGGAGTGGACACGTTCGTTGAAATCGGTTCAGGTAAAGTACTTTCAGGACTGATCAAAAAAATTGACCGCAATGTAAAGACGCTTTCCGTATCGGATATGGCGACACTTCAGGCGGCAGTTGAAGCGCTTAAGGAGGAGTCATGATGCTATTACAAGGCAAAACAGCGATCGTAACAGGAGCATCAAGAGGAATCGGCCGCGCGATTGCATTGGATCTTGCCAAAAACGGGGCGAACGTCGCCGTTAATTTTGCAGGCAATGAACAAATGGCGAAAGAAACAGCCGATGAGATTACGGCAATGGGCAGAGAAGCGATCACCATTAAGGCGGATGTGTCTGATGCTGAAGCGGTCAAGGATATGGTAAAACAAGTCACAGACCGATTTGGCACACTCGATATTCTTGTCAACAACGCTGGGATCACTAGAGATAACCTGCTGATGAGAATGAAAGAAGATGAGTGGGATGATGTAGTGAATACGAACCTGAAGGGCGTATTTATTTGCACCAAAGCGGTCACAAGGCAAATGATGAAGCAAAGAAACGGCCGGATCATTAACATTACCTCCGTTGTCGGTGAGATTGGCAATCCGGGCCAGGCTAACTATGTAGCGGCCAAAGCGGGTGTGATCGGATTAACGAAAACATCCGCCAGGGAACTCGCGGCCAGGAATATAACCGTAAATGCTGTTGCCCCAGGGTTTATCACAACGGATATGACGGATAAACTGACGGACGAAATAAAAGAAGAAATGCTGAAGCAGATTCCGCTTGCCAAGTTTGGAGAAGGTCAGGATATAGCCAATCTCGTCACTTTTTTGGCCAGTGAAAACAGTGCATACATGACCGGGCAGACGCTTCACGTAAATGGCGGAATGTTCATGTAGAACATTTGCAAAATCAATCTGGTGTTTTCCGTTCAGATTGACTATAATACTTGAGGGGAGGTGAATGTAATGGCAGACGTTTTAGATCGCGTAACAAAGATCATCGTTGACCGCCTTGGAGTCGATGCTTCCGAAGTAAAGATGGAGTCCTCTTTTAAAGATGACCTCGGAGCTGATTCCCTGGATGTAGTTGAGCTTGTAATGGAACTTGAAGATGAGTTCGATATGGAGATTTCTGATGAAGATGCAGAGAAAATCGCTACAGTGGGTGACGCTGTTAACTACATACAGAGCCAACAGTAAAGTATGTTGAAGTCCCGCTATGAATGCGGGGCTTTCTCCCTTTTATACGAGGAGGAAGCGCCCCAATTGTTTTGGTAATGATGGAGGTAGTTATGCAAAAGCATACGCATTATAAAGAGAGAAGGAATTTCGCCAAAAAAGCGGAAGAATTTAAGCAATTCCAGGAAAGTGTCGGACAGACCTTTACCAATGAAAAACTTCTGTATCAGGCTTTCACCCATTCATCGTATGTGAATGAGCATCGAAAAAAACCTTATGAAGACAATGAGCGCCTTGAATTTTTAGGGGATGCCGTTCTTGAATTGACCGTCTCCCATTTTCTTTACAACAAATACCCGACGATGACAGAGGGAGATTTAACAAAACTGCGTGCAGCCATTGTATGCGAACCATCTCTCGTGTCATTCGCCAACGATCTGTCTTTCGGCAGTCTGATTCTTCTCGGAAAAGGGGAAGAAATGACAGGCGGCCGTGCGAGACCTGCACTCCTTGCTGATGTTTTTGAAGCATTTATCGGGGCGCTTTATTTGGATAAAGGGCTGGACCCGGTAGTCGATTTTCTGAAGAAATATGTTTTTCCTAAGGTGAACGAAGGTGCTTTTTCTCATGTGATGGATTTTAAAAGCCAGCTTCAGGAGCTGGTGCAAAGAGATGGCAGAGGGCCACTGGAATATAAAATACTTTCAGAAAAAGGACCTGCCCACAGCAGAGAATTTGAAGCTGTTGTATCTCTTGAGGGAGCAGTACTGGGTACAGGAAATGGCCGCTCCAAAAAAGAAGCCGAGCAGCACGCTGCCCAGGAAGCACTCTCCAAAATGCAAACGAACTCTAAATAATCGGGCTGACCCCGCTTGACAGACTCCGCCTGCCGGCAAGATGGAAGCAGGAACGGAACTTGGACAGCAGGGCGGTCTTTTTTTGTAGACCCGTACGGGGTTTTAAAATCAGCTTTTCTTATAAAAGGATTGTGTTAAAATATGTTTGAATTTAATGATGGTAAGGGGGATCTAATATGTTCCTCAAACGATTGGACATAGCAGGATTTAAATCCTTCGCAGATCGGGCAAGTGTCGATTTTGTCAAGGGAGTAACAGCTGTAGTAGGACCAAACGGAAGCGGAAAAAGCAACATTACGGATGCCGTTAGATGGGTACTCGGAGAACAATCCGCCAAATCGCTGCGCGGCGGCAAAATGGAAGACATCATCTTTGCCGGAAGCGACTCCAGGAGAGGGGTAAATCTTGCAGAAGTCACGCTGACTCTTGATAACGAAGATCATTTTCTTCCGATTGATTATCATGAAGTAAGCATTACAAGAAAAGTCTTCCGCTCAGGCGAAAGTGAATATTACATTAACAAACAGTCCTGCCGCCTGAAAGATATCGTGGATTTATTTATGGACTCCGGCCTTGGGAAAGAAGCATTCTCCATCATCAGCCAAGGGAAAGTAGAAGAAATCCTGAGCAGCAAAGCGGAAGAACGCCGAAGCATTTTTGAAGAGGCGGCCGGTGTTTTAAAATACAAAACGAGAAAAAAGAAAGCGGAACACAAATTAACCGAAACCCAGGATAACCTGAACCGTGTCCAGGATATCCTATATGAACTTGAGGGACAAGTAGAGCCTTTGAAGGTACAGGCTTCGATTGCGAAGGATTATCTGGAAAAAAAAGAGGAGCTTGAGCAGATTGAAGTTGCCCTCACCGTTCATGATATTGAAGAGCTCCATAAAAAATGGTCCAGTCTGACTTCTTCCGCAGAAAAAGGCCAGGAAAAAGAAGCGGAGCTTGCCCAATCCGTTCAGGCGCAGGAACTGGCGATCAAAGAATCCCGGACGAGGATAGCCGGCCTTGATGAGACCATTGACCGTCTTCAGCAGCTTCTTCTTCAAACAAGCGAGGAGCTTGAAAAGCTGGAGGGGAAGAAAGAGGTTTTAAAAGAAAGAAGGAAAAACGCACAGGCAAACCGCGGGCAGCTAGAACAGCTTATTCAGGAACTAACCGTTAAAATTGACGTCTTAAAGAAAGATCTTCAAGCAGAAGAAGAAAAGGTTGTCACGCTTTCAGCCGAAATGAAAGAAGCGAAGCAGCTAGTAAAAGAAAAGCAAATGCTGCTGGAAGCCATGAACGGAAATATAGACCATGATATCGAACTCTTAAAAAGTGAGTACTTTGAAGTGGTAAATCAGCAGACTTCAGCTAAGAATGAATCTGCCTACATAATGGAGCAGCAGCGGCAGCAGTCTGTAAAAAATGAAAGGGTATCGGACAGCAACAGCAAATATCTGCAGGAACGGCAAATTCTCTCTGAAAAGAAAGAGAAACTTCAGGAGGAGCTTTCTGTCCTTGAAGCGAAAATGGACGGGCAGATTGGCGCTTTCCGCGACGCACAGAAAAAGCTTGAATCGGATAAAGAAACTTATGCCAAGAAAGAATCAGCTCTGTATAAAGCCTATCAGTTTCTTCAGCAGACCCGGACCCGCAAGGAAATGCTCGAATCGATGCAGGAAGATTATTCCGGCTTCTTTCAGGGTGTTAAAGAAATATTAAAAGCACGTGACAGGTTCCCCGGCATTCACGGCGCCATAGCTGAACTGATAAAGACAAAAAAGGAATATGAAACGGCGATGGAGATCGCTCTCGGGGCAGCTTCCCAGCATATTGTGACCGATGATGAGCAAACAGCAAGAACAGCGATCGGCTTTTTAAAAAAGAATTCCTACGGCCGCGCTACCTTTTTGCCGTTATCCATTATGAAAAGCAGAAAAATAGGGAATGCCGACAAAATGAAACTGATGGAACAGCCGTCATTTCTAGGCATTGCATCGGAGCTTGCGGAATATGACAGCCGCTATTCTTCCGTAATCGAAAACCTGCTTGGCGCCGTTGTTGTGGCCCGTGATCTGAAAGGGGCAAATGAACTGTCAAGACTCCTCCAGTTCCGCTACCGGATTGTGACTCTGGAAGGGGATGTGGTCAATCCCGGAGGATCGATGACAGGAGGAGCTGTAAAGCAAAAAACCGGATCTCTTTTGAGCCGCAACAGAGAGATGGAAGCCATTACCGGACAGCTTAAAGAAATGGAAGCAAAAACCGGTCAGCTTGAACAGCAGGTAAAAGAGATGAAGCTTGCCATCCAGGAGCAGGAAAAGCTTGCAGAAAGCCTCAGACGCGAAGGGGATGAGCTTCGGACCAGCTTGAATACCGTTCAGCAGGCAGTCAAAGAAGCCGAGTGGGAAGTGAAAAATGTAAATGATCACTTGACCATTTATGACGCCGAAAAAGAATCCTTTGACCAGGAGCAGCAGAGAAATGAGACCCGGTTAAAGGAATTGAATACGGTGATGGAAAAAGCCGGTGCAAAACTCGAAGAAATGGATAAAGAAATCAGCAGGCTTTCCGCGTTGAAAAACTCCCAGGCGGAATCGAAAGCTTCCCTTCAGCAGGAATTGACGGATCTGAAAATTATCCTGGCCGGAAAACAGCAGTCATTTGAAAACGTAGCCGAAAAAGCAGGCCGTTTAAAAGAGGAGCTTGAGGGAAGCACAGGAAGACTTCAGGAAGCAACGGAAGATCTATCGCTATTGACGACTGAAGTGACTTCCAATACGAGCGGAGAGCAAACCTTATCAAGCGCTTCTGCTGAAAAATTGAACGAGAAAAATAAGACCATTGAAATGATTGCGGAGAAAAGAACCGAACGCTCCGATCTTCAGCAGGCACTTGAGAAAATGGAGCTTGATTTAAAAGAGAGCTCCCGCCTTTATAAACAGATGGCAGACTGGCTGAAAGATGAAGAACTGAAGATTACCCGCCTAGGTATTGAGCTGGATACGAAGCTCAACCATTTAAGGGAGGAATATCTGCTTACGTTTGAACGGGCGAAAGAAAGGTACGAATTAACGCTTGAGCCCGAAGAAGCGAGGAGGAAAGTCCGCCTCATTAAGAGGGGGATTGATGAACTCGGAACGGTTAATCTCGGAGCGATTGATGAACATGAAAGAGTTTCAGAACGCTATCAGTTCCTGCATGACCAGAGAGAAGACCTTCTTGAGGCGAAAGACACGCTTCATCAGGTGATTGACGAAATGGATGAAGAGATGAAAAGGAGATTTTCCACTACTTTTGATCAAATCCGCGCCCATTTTGAAACCGTCTTCCAGGCCTTGTTCGGAGGAGGAAGGGCGGAATTGAGGCTTTCCAATCCGGAAGATCTTCTGAACACCGGCGTGGATATCGTCGCCCAGCCGCCAGGTAAAAAACTGCAGCATTTAAGCCTCTTGTCAGGAGGGGAAAGGGCATTGACGGCCATTGCCCTGCTATTCTCGATCCTGAAAGTAAGACCGGTGCCTTTCTGCATTCTTGATGAGGTAGAAGCTGCACTCGACGAAGCCAATGTTTTCCGTTTTGCCCAATACTTAAAAAAATTCAGTGAGCAAACTCAATTCATTGTCATTACACACCGAAAAGGTACGATGGAAGAATGCGATGTTCTATACGGTGTTACGATGCAGGAATCCGGAGTATCCAAGCTTGTATCGGTAAGACTGGATGACACAAAGGAATTTGCCGCTGTAAAGTGAAAGGATGATAGACAATGAGTTTCTTTAAAAAGCTGAAAGAGAGCATCACGAAGCAGTCTGATACCGTATCAAATAAATTTAAAGATGGTCTAACTAAAACCCGTTCCAATTTCTCAAACAGAGTCAATGAACTTGTTTCCCGATTCCGAAAAGTGGACGAAGAATTTTTTGAAGAATTGGAAGAGATTCTGATTGGTGCAGACGTGGGTGTGGCAACGGTCATGGATTTGATTGATGAGCTGAAGTCCGAAGTCAAGCGCCGCAACATACAGGATCCGCTGGAAGTCAGAGACGTGATCTCAGAGAAGCTTGTTGACATTTATGATCATGGCAAAGAATCCAGTTCCGAGCTTAATCTGAAGGACGGCCAGCTGAATGTCATTTTAGTAGTCGGTGTGAACGGAGTGGGAAAAACAACCACCATCGGAAAACTCGCCAATAAATTCAAAAACGAAGGAAAGACAGTTGTTCTGGCTGCGGGAGATACATTCCGTGCCGGTGCCATCGAACAGCTTGAGGTGTGGGGACAGCGGACAGGCACAGCCGTTATTAAGCAATCGGAAGGGTCAGACCCTGCTGCGGTTATGTTTGATGCGGTCCAGGCAGCAAAAGCGCGGAAGGCAGATGTACTAATCTGTGACACAGCCGGCCGGCTTCAAAACAAAGTTAACCTCATGAACGAGCTTGAAAAAGTAAAACGCGTCATTGAACGGGAGATTCCGGGAGCTCCCCATGAAGTACTTCTGGTCCTCGATGCAACCACTGGCCAAAATGCAATGAGCCAGGCAAAGCAATTTTCCCAATCCACAAATGTTACCGGGATTGTCCTGACAAAACTGGATGGAACCGCTAAAGGCGGAATTGTTCTGGCGATCCGAAACGAACTGGAAATTCCGGTGAAGTTCGTCGGATTAGGCGAAAAAATTGATGACCTCCAGGAATTTAATGCCCAGCAATATGTTTATGGACTATTTGCAGATTTAGTAGAAGAAGCGTAAGAGAAAAAAGCCTGGTATCCAGGCTTTTTTTCATGGGAATGGGAATCGGCAGTATTCGGAGTACACATTCACAGCGAATCAGCGTTCAAGAAAATAAAAATGAGGATAAATGTTATCAATTACAAAGAATCTTGCATCCTGGCTATGGCCATGAGGCTGGATTTATGGGGAATTGCTGACATGCGGCTCATAATTGCTGACTTTTTTTGGGGAATTGCTGACTTCTAGGTGATAATTGCTGACTTTGTTTGGAGAATTGCGGACTTTCTGTAGGGAATTGCTGACTTTTAAATAATAATTGCTGACTTTGCTTTAGGTTGGTACTTTGAGTCTCTCGGTCGGGAACTTCAATGTCCCATTCGGCATGAGCAAACGCCGTATGGAACTTAGTTTATGTGTCTAGCTCCGGGGCGGCTAGCCGTTCGGCCGCTTCGCTGGCCCTGTCAAAGTCAAAGAGCGACTTTGTCAGTTCCAGCTCCACCGTCTCTCACGGCTGGGCAAGCCGCCTGCGCTTTTCTAAGTGTCTAGCTTCGGCGGCTAGCCTCTCGAGGTCATAAGCCCCTTCTCCTGCGGAAGGAAAAACCACCTTCCTCCGGCGAAGGGTCTTATGCTTGTCGAGGCTGAGCAAGCCGCCTTCGCTTTTCTTGGTGTGTCTAGCTCCGGGCGCTATGCCTCAGGGGCATTTCACCCCCTCGGTCGAGGCAAAGAGCGCCTCTCGGTCGGGGGCTCCAATGTCTCTCAGCGCTAAACAAGCGCCGCATCGAACTTAGTTTCTGTGTCTAGCTCCGGCGGCTAGCCGTTCGGCTGCTTCGCTATCTCGGGCCCGCACGATGCGGGTCAGTTCTGCGTTGCGGCAGGACGCCGCGCTCTTAGCAGAACTTCCTTTAAAAAAGCGCCTCTCGGTCGAGAGCTCCATCAGCTCTCACGGCTGAGCAAGCCGCCTTATCGAACTTAGTTTTTTTGTCTAGCTCCGGCGGCTAGCCGTTCGGCTGCTTCGCTCTCTCGGTCGAGGCAAAGAGCGCCTCTCGGTCGAGAGCTCCATCAGCTCTCACGGCTGAGCAAGCCGCCTTCGCTTTTCTAGTCAAGATAAAAACTTGACATGCTTTCCCAAACTCGGTACACTGTAATTGTTGTAAAGGCATTTCACTTAACAAAAGGGGAGAGAGCCGTGATTTTAGAGAAAACGACGCGGATGAATTACCTCTTTGATTTTTATCAGTCACTGCTTACATCGAAGCAGAAGAGCTATATGTCTCTTTATTATCTCGATGATTATTCCCTCGGTGAAATTGCCGAAGAGTACAGCGTCAGCAGACAGGCCGTTTATGATAATATTAAACGGACCGAAACGATGCTTGAGCAATACGAAGAAAAGCTGCTGCTACTTCATAAGTTTCAGAAGCGCAATGCAATTTTGAAACAGCTTAAGGAACTTGCGTCTGAAACGGATCGCGAAGGACAGCTGCTGGATCTCATTGAAGCGCTGGATAATTTGGAATAAGGAGGCGGTGCAGATGGCTTTCGAAGGATTGGCCGACCGGCTTCAGCAGACGATAACGAAGATTCGCGGCAAAGGGAAAGTTTCCGAGGCCGATGTAAAAGAAATGATGCGGGAAGTCCGTCTTGCTCTGCTTGAAGCGGATGTTAACTTTAAAGTTGTTAAAGACTTTGTCAAACGTGTGAGCGAGCGCGCTGTCGGCCAGGAGGTCATGCAGAGTCTCACTCCCGGACAGCAGGTCATTAAGGTCGTTAAGGAAGAATTAACGGCATTAATGGGCGGAGAGCAAAGCAAGATTGCAGTTGCGAAGAAGCCGCCGACGGTCATTATGATGGTCGGGCTCCAAGGGGCAGGTAAGACGACGACGACAGGGAAACTTGCGAATCTTCTCAGGAAGAAACAAAACCGCAAACCTCTTCTGGTTGCTGCAGATATCTACCGGCCAGCTGCGATTAAACAGCTGGAGACCCTTGGAAAACAGCTGAATATGGACGTTTTCTCACTTGGTGATCAGGTAAGCCCTGTTGAAATTGCGAAGCAGGCGATTGCCCATGCCAAGCAGGAGCACCATGACTATGTGCTGATTGATACAGCAGGCCGTCTTCATGTGGATGAAAATCTGATGGATGAGCTGTCACAAGTGAAAGAACTGGCAAATCCGGATGAAATTTTCCTTGTCGTGGATGCCATGACCGGACAGGATGCAGTGAATGTAGCCCAGAGCTTTAATGAACGGCTCGGACTTACGGGCGTCGTGCTGACAAAGCTTGACGGAGATACCCGTGGCGGGGCTGCCCTTTCTATTCGTGCCGTAACCGACACGCCGATTAAATTTGTGGGTCTCGGTGAAAAGCTCGATGCGATTGAGGCGTTCCACCCTGAACGGATGGCATCAAGGATTCTTGGGATGGGGGATGTTCTCACCCTGATTGAAAAAGCTCAGGCGAATGTCGATGAAAATAAGGCAAAAGAGCTTGAGCAGAAAATGAGAACAGCGAGCTTTACGTTTGATGATTTCCTTGAACAGCTTGGCCAGGTCCGCAGCATGGGACCGCTGGATGAACTGCTCGGAATGATTCCCGGCGCCGGAAAGATGAAGGGGCTGAAGAACGTTCAGGTCGATGAGAAGCAAATTGGTCATGTGGAAGCGATTATCAAATCCATGACCAAGGAAGAAAAACAGCATCCGGAAGTCATCAATGCCGGACGCAGAAAGCGGATCGCCAAGGGCAGCGGTACGTCCGTTCCGGAGGTAAACCGTCTTCTTAAGCAATTTGAAGATATGAAAAAGATGATGAAGCAGATGACCAGCATGTCAAAAGGCAAGAGAAAAGGCGGCATGAAGTTTCCATTCATGTAAATTTCAGGTCTGTTAAGAAAAAACACTTTACAAACCAATGCAACATTGATAATATACTATCTTGTGAACTATTTTCGGAGGTGCTTTAATAATGGCAGTAAAAATTCGTTTGAAACGCATGGGAGCAAAAAAATCTCCTTTTTATCGTATTGTAGTGGCAGATTCCCGTTCTCCTCGTGATGGACGTTTCATTGAAACAGTAGGAACTTACAATCCTGTAGCTCAGCCTGCAGAAGTGAAAATTGATGAAGCTTTGGCTCTTCAATGGATGCAAAACGGTGCAAAACCATCTGACACAGTTCGTAACCTGTTCTCAGCTCAAGGAATCATGGAAAAATTCCATAATTCCAAACTGAACAAGTAAGATGAATCAGATGATCGGGTTAATCGAAACAATTGTTAAGCCGCTAGTGGATGAGCCCGATATGGTTTCGGTGGAAGAAAATGTTCAGAGCCGGGTCATTGTGTACCGTCTCACCGTCAGCCGGAACGATGTCGGAAAGGTCATCGGCAAGCAGGGCAGAATTGCAAGAGCCGTTCGTTCCGTTGTCTACGCAGCGGGGACACGCTCCTCTAAACGAATTCAGCTTGAAATTAACGATTAACTTGAAGAGACGGGGACTTAAGCCCCCGTCTTTTTTTTATGCCGTTCACTCTTTTTCCTATCTTCCTTATTTATTGGGAATAATGATAAAATAGACAGAGTGTGTTGTGAAGGGTGGATGGCGCGTGAAGATCATGCAGACGGTACATGTTATGCAGGTTCTGACTGAGAAGAGCAAGAACAAGCTTTTAGAGGGGTTTAACTCCAGCAGAGAGCAGCTTCACAGAGAATGCGATCAGCTCTATTTTCAGCTGAAAAAACTTGAGAAAACAAACATTAGCACTGAAATGAGGCAGCAATATAAAAAAGAAATTGAAAAGCGGAAAGACAAAATGAAGATGGTCGATTTTCAAATTGAGCAGCTTCATACACTTCCGCTTGGAAGCGAGCTGAAAGAAGAAGAGGTCCAGGCTCTTGTTGAGGTTGAGGTAGGGGATACCTGGCAAAGCCCGCTTTCCGAAAAACGCATCATTGTAAAAGATGGAATGATTATTGAAATATGCTGAGGTGACAGAATGGAAACAAAATGGTTCAACGTAGGAAAAATAGTGAACACCCATGGAATCCGCGGTGAAGTGAGAGTCGTGTCAGTCACAGACTTTCCGGAAGAGCGCTATCAGGCCGGCAAGAAGATTTTTATTTTCGGCGAAAAAGACACCGCCCCTAAGGAAGTCGTTGAGATTGAAAGCCACCGTAAACACAAAAATTTTGACCTGCTGACTTTTAAAGGTTATCCGAACATCAATGACGTGGAGCCGTTTAAAGGAATGGTCATCCGGATTCCTGAATCTGAGCTGACAGAGCTTGATGAGCATGAATTTTATTTTCATGAAATCATCGGATGCACCGTTTTTACGGATGACGGAAAAGAAATCGGCAAGGTCAGGGAAATTCTTACCCCCGGTGCAAATGATGTGTGGGTAATAAAGAGACCCCGCCGGAAAGATGCACTTATTCCATACATTAAAGAGGTCGTAAAGGAAATTGACCCTACTAATAAGAAAATTGTGATCACGCCTATGGAAGGGCTGATTGACGATGAGGATTGATTTTCTTTCCCTTTTCCCGGAAATGTTTGAAGGGGTCCTGCATCATTCCATTATGAAAAAGGCTCAGGAAAAAAATGCTGTAACCTTTAATGTGGTCAATTTCAGGGAGTATGCCGATAACAAGCATCAGACGGTGGATGACTATCCATATGGGGGAGGAGCGGGCATGGTACTGAAGCCTCAGCCTATTTTTGATGCTGTTCAGGCGATTCAGGAGTCATCGGATGCGGAACCAAGAGTCATTCTTGTCTGTCCGCAGGGAGAACGGTTTACCCAAACCAAAGCAGAAGAACTGGCTGGAGCCGATCATCTCGTATTCATCTGCGGTCATTACGAAGGGTACGATGAGAGGATCAGGGAGCACCTTGTAACGGATGAAATCTCAATCGGGGACTTTGTCCTTACCGGAGGCGAACTCCCCTCGATGACGATTGCAGACAGCGTTGTCCGCCTCCTTCCCGGGGTTCTTGGAAATGAAGATTCTCCTGTGCTTGATTCTTTCAGCTCCGGCCTGCTGGAGCATCCGCATTATACACGCCCCGCTGACTTCAGGGGGATGAAGGTACCGGATACACTGATTTCCGGGAACCATAAGCTGATAGAAGAATGGAGGGAAGAAGAGTCTCTGAGAAGGACACTTGAACGCAGACCCGACTTGCTTGAATGCTATAACTTTACGGACAGGCAGAAAAAAGTTTTGGAAAAGCTCAAAAAGCGTTAAATACCAGTTGCAAAAGCCAAAATGAATATGGTAAGATATCTCTTGTGGTTTGCAGAGATTCATTGAATAGCTGCAGATCTTATTAAGATGTTCCGCTGCAATGCATAAGATTGGAATGAGCATCTGTTGGAAGGAGTTGAATACGATGCAAAAACTAATTGAAGAAATCACAAAAGAACAGCTTAAAACTGATCTTCCTGCGTTCCGTCCTGGTGACACTGTGCGTGTACACGTTAAGGTTGTTGAGGGAACTCGTGAACGTATCCAGCTTTTTGAAGGTGTTGTGATTAAGCGTCGTGGTGGTGGAATCAGCGAAACATTCACAGTCCGTAAAGTTTCTTACGGTGTTGGTGTTGAGCGTACATTCCCTGTACACACGCCTAAAATCGCTAATCTTGAAATCGTCCGCCGCGGTAAAGTACGCCGTGCGAAGCTTTACTACTTGCGTGAATTGCGTGGTAAGAAAGCACGTATTAAAGAAATCCGATAAATTAGAGAAAGAGCTTGTTAAAGCAACAAGCTCTTTTTTTATGAAATGATAATGCTCTCTTCCGATCTTCCCTATGTAAAAGGCAGTCCTTCAACTCACTGAAATCCCTCAAATGTTCAAATCAACCTGACAGGTTTTAACTTGCTGAAACAGTGTAAAAATAGAATTAGCTGAAGATTGGGATGGTGAGATGATTGAAGAAAGAAAGAAAAGAGCTGTTTGAATGGCTCAAAGCGATTGGGCTGGCCATTGCCATTGCCTTTATCATTCGCCATTTTCTCTTTTCAACGGTTGTCGTCGATGGAGAATCCATGCTGCCGACACTTAATCCTTTTGACCGGATGGTCGTAAACAAAGCGGGTTTTTCCATTTCAGGCCCAAAGCGCTTTGAAATTGTTGTTTTTCATGCCTCTAAAGATGAGGATTATATAAAGAGGATTATCGGACTTCCCGGGGAAACGGTTGAATATAAGTATGACCAGCTCTACATAAACGGTAAGCCCGTTAGTGAACCTTACTTAAAAAAATATAAAAGTGAATTGATTGATCCGCCGCTTACAGAAAATTTTACCCTTGAAGAAGTGACAGGACGAAAACGGATTCCAAAGGGGCAGGTTTTCGTAATGGGTGACAATCGAAGAATCAGCAAGGACAGCCGGCATATCGGCACGGTCCCGGTTTCGGAAATTATGGGAGAAGCAAAACTCGTTTACTGGCCTCTTCCGGAAATGCGCATGGTGAAGTAAAGGAAGGTGTTA is a window encoding:
- the smc gene encoding chromosome segregation protein SMC, with translation MFLKRLDIAGFKSFADRASVDFVKGVTAVVGPNGSGKSNITDAVRWVLGEQSAKSLRGGKMEDIIFAGSDSRRGVNLAEVTLTLDNEDHFLPIDYHEVSITRKVFRSGESEYYINKQSCRLKDIVDLFMDSGLGKEAFSIISQGKVEEILSSKAEERRSIFEEAAGVLKYKTRKKKAEHKLTETQDNLNRVQDILYELEGQVEPLKVQASIAKDYLEKKEELEQIEVALTVHDIEELHKKWSSLTSSAEKGQEKEAELAQSVQAQELAIKESRTRIAGLDETIDRLQQLLLQTSEELEKLEGKKEVLKERRKNAQANRGQLEQLIQELTVKIDVLKKDLQAEEEKVVTLSAEMKEAKQLVKEKQMLLEAMNGNIDHDIELLKSEYFEVVNQQTSAKNESAYIMEQQRQQSVKNERVSDSNSKYLQERQILSEKKEKLQEELSVLEAKMDGQIGAFRDAQKKLESDKETYAKKESALYKAYQFLQQTRTRKEMLESMQEDYSGFFQGVKEILKARDRFPGIHGAIAELIKTKKEYETAMEIALGAASQHIVTDDEQTARTAIGFLKKNSYGRATFLPLSIMKSRKIGNADKMKLMEQPSFLGIASELAEYDSRYSSVIENLLGAVVVARDLKGANELSRLLQFRYRIVTLEGDVVNPGGSMTGGAVKQKTGSLLSRNREMEAITGQLKEMEAKTGQLEQQVKEMKLAIQEQEKLAESLRREGDELRTSLNTVQQAVKEAEWEVKNVNDHLTIYDAEKESFDQEQQRNETRLKELNTVMEKAGAKLEEMDKEISRLSALKNSQAESKASLQQELTDLKIILAGKQQSFENVAEKAGRLKEELEGSTGRLQEATEDLSLLTTEVTSNTSGEQTLSSASAEKLNEKNKTIEMIAEKRTERSDLQQALEKMELDLKESSRLYKQMADWLKDEELKITRLGIELDTKLNHLREEYLLTFERAKERYELTLEPEEARRKVRLIKRGIDELGTVNLGAIDEHERVSERYQFLHDQREDLLEAKDTLHQVIDEMDEEMKRRFSTTFDQIRAHFETVFQALFGGGRAELRLSNPEDLLNTGVDIVAQPPGKKLQHLSLLSGGERALTAIALLFSILKVRPVPFCILDEVEAALDEANVFRFAQYLKKFSEQTQFIVITHRKGTMEECDVLYGVTMQESGVSKLVSVRLDDTKEFAAVK
- the rnc gene encoding ribonuclease III translates to MQKHTHYKERRNFAKKAEEFKQFQESVGQTFTNEKLLYQAFTHSSYVNEHRKKPYEDNERLEFLGDAVLELTVSHFLYNKYPTMTEGDLTKLRAAIVCEPSLVSFANDLSFGSLILLGKGEEMTGGRARPALLADVFEAFIGALYLDKGLDPVVDFLKKYVFPKVNEGAFSHVMDFKSQLQELVQRDGRGPLEYKILSEKGPAHSREFEAVVSLEGAVLGTGNGRSKKEAEQHAAQEALSKMQTNSK
- the acpP gene encoding acyl carrier protein; translated protein: MADVLDRVTKIIVDRLGVDASEVKMESSFKDDLGADSLDVVELVMELEDEFDMEISDEDAEKIATVGDAVNYIQSQQ
- the fabG gene encoding 3-oxoacyl-[acyl-carrier-protein] reductase, whose translation is MLLQGKTAIVTGASRGIGRAIALDLAKNGANVAVNFAGNEQMAKETADEITAMGREAITIKADVSDAEAVKDMVKQVTDRFGTLDILVNNAGITRDNLLMRMKEDEWDDVVNTNLKGVFICTKAVTRQMMKQRNGRIINITSVVGEIGNPGQANYVAAKAGVIGLTKTSARELAARNITVNAVAPGFITTDMTDKLTDEIKEEMLKQIPLAKFGEGQDIANLVTFLASENSAYMTGQTLHVNGGMFM
- the fabD gene encoding ACP S-malonyltransferase; its protein translation is MSKIAFVFPGQGSQTVGMGQDFAEQTKEGKALFQKADEVLEANLSQIMLEGPKEELTLTYNAQPALVTASIAAWQLLDKEGIRPDYTAGHSLGEYSALVASGVLSFEDAVLAVRRRGEFMNEAVPAGEGAMAAIMGMEAPTLREIAQTVTEEGHSVQLANLNCPGQIVISGTAKGVELASAKAKEAGAKRAIPLDVSGPFHSELMKPAANQLKSVLDNMELKDASIPVIANVTAQPEKEGGRIQELLIQQLYSPVRWEESVKTMIENGVDTFVEIGSGKVLSGLIKKIDRNVKTLSVSDMATLQAAVEALKEES